One genomic window of Roseobacter ponti includes the following:
- a CDS encoding HAD-IIB family hydrolase, whose translation MSTDLSGHRFVLATDLDGTFLGGSKADRARLYDWIEDNRASVGLIFVSGRDPEFIHQLCGSGVPWPDYVIGDVGTTIARVTSGREIAPIEALEEDIASRWKDSGKKVREALDGHPGLEVQPTGFRYRVSYDYDPERFDPSAKDKIEAMGLDVLISDNRFFDVLPGGVSKGPSLLRLLSHLDIATGDVLAAGDTLNDLSMLVAGTPAVAVGGSEKPLLDALPEADRIFRAGDIGAGGILEAVRYFNLHAAPEKV comes from the coding sequence GTGAGTACCGATCTATCCGGACACCGGTTTGTCCTGGCGACAGATCTCGACGGAACATTCCTTGGCGGCAGTAAGGCCGACCGGGCGCGGCTTTATGACTGGATCGAGGATAACCGCGCCAGCGTCGGCCTGATCTTTGTCAGCGGCCGGGATCCGGAGTTTATCCACCAGCTGTGCGGCAGCGGTGTGCCCTGGCCCGATTATGTGATCGGTGACGTCGGTACCACCATTGCCCGTGTCACTTCCGGCCGAGAGATCGCGCCGATCGAAGCACTTGAAGAAGACATCGCATCACGCTGGAAAGACAGTGGAAAAAAAGTGCGAGAAGCTCTCGACGGACACCCCGGTCTTGAGGTGCAGCCAACAGGTTTCCGTTACCGGGTCAGTTACGACTACGACCCTGAGCGTTTTGACCCTTCGGCAAAAGATAAAATCGAAGCGATGGGTCTTGATGTGCTGATTTCGGACAACCGCTTCTTTGACGTGCTGCCCGGTGGGGTGAGCAAGGGGCCGTCTTTGCTGCGTCTGCTGAGCCATCTGGATATCGCAACAGGTGACGTCCTTGCGGCGGGTGATACGCTTAACGATCTGTCGATGCTGGTGGCCGGCACCCCGGCGGTTGCAGTTGGCGGATCAGAAAAACCGCTGCTTGATGCGCTGCCCGAGGCGGACCGTATCTTCCGCGCCGGGGATATAGGAGCGGGTGGTATTCTGGAGGCAGTGCGCTATTTTAACCTGCATGCCGCACCGGAAAAGGTCTGA
- the ggpS gene encoding glucosylglycerol-phosphate synthase → MPSDLVIVYHRQPYEEVEENGKTVFRENKSPNGIVPTLKSFFGTAEHASWIAWKLAKDPSNPEFDKVVEISDVHGDYTVSRLPLTHEQVSSFYHVSSKEAFWPILHSFKEKFNYDPVDWPTFREVNWAFAEAAAREAAQGARVWVHDYNLWLVPGYLRQLRSDVTISFFHHTPFPAADMFNVLPWRREIVKSLLDCDIVGFHIPRYAANFVSVARSMFDVDVLRREAVGDDLISDGTALSERSAPVLIGFEGREISISSSAVGVSTGFIEDRATDPKVIAAAKEVREGLGDCRLILSVGRTDYTKGGVDQLESFERVLDDHPELRGTVKLMHVSVSADRNMSAYARTQTGIEETAGRINGRFGTLEWQPIALISRAIPFDDLIKYYLAADVAWITPLVDGMNLVCKEYVAARTDGDGVLVLSEFAGAAVELNSAVVTNPFSHRSMDQAILQALDMPEEERRSRMAELRRVVKLYSVASWGEEQQRQFDDALARKAVKSAATESA, encoded by the coding sequence ATGCCCTCCGATCTTGTGATCGTCTACCACCGTCAACCCTATGAAGAAGTCGAGGAAAACGGCAAAACCGTTTTTCGTGAAAACAAGAGCCCCAACGGCATTGTCCCGACGCTAAAAAGCTTTTTCGGCACGGCAGAGCACGCATCCTGGATCGCCTGGAAGCTGGCCAAAGACCCGTCAAACCCGGAATTCGACAAGGTAGTGGAAATTTCTGATGTGCACGGCGACTACACCGTGTCCCGCCTGCCGCTGACGCATGAGCAGGTCAGCAGCTTTTATCATGTCTCCTCGAAAGAGGCTTTCTGGCCGATCCTGCACAGCTTTAAAGAGAAATTTAACTATGATCCTGTGGACTGGCCGACGTTCCGTGAAGTGAACTGGGCGTTTGCCGAAGCAGCCGCACGCGAGGCGGCACAGGGCGCGCGCGTATGGGTGCATGACTACAATCTCTGGCTGGTGCCCGGGTATCTGCGCCAGCTACGCTCGGACGTGACGATCTCGTTTTTCCACCACACGCCTTTTCCGGCTGCGGATATGTTCAACGTGCTGCCCTGGCGGCGCGAAATCGTCAAAAGCCTTCTCGACTGTGACATCGTGGGATTTCACATTCCGCGCTATGCCGCCAATTTCGTCTCTGTCGCGCGCAGTATGTTCGATGTCGATGTGCTGCGCCGTGAAGCCGTGGGAGATGATCTGATTTCGGACGGTACCGCGCTCAGTGAACGCAGCGCACCGGTGCTGATCGGTTTTGAAGGCCGCGAGATATCAATCAGCTCATCCGCTGTGGGCGTCTCAACCGGATTTATCGAAGACCGCGCGACCGACCCCAAGGTGATAGCTGCCGCCAAAGAGGTGCGCGAAGGCCTCGGGGACTGCCGGCTGATCCTCTCGGTGGGCAGAACCGATTATACCAAGGGCGGCGTGGACCAGCTCGAAAGCTTTGAGCGGGTTCTGGACGATCATCCTGAACTGCGCGGTACGGTTAAGCTCATGCATGTGTCGGTCAGCGCTGATCGCAACATGTCGGCTTATGCCCGCACGCAGACCGGGATCGAAGAAACCGCAGGTCGCATCAACGGTCGTTTCGGCACACTTGAATGGCAGCCTATCGCGTTGATTTCAAGAGCAATTCCGTTTGACGACCTGATTAAATATTACCTCGCAGCGGATGTCGCCTGGATCACGCCGCTCGTGGACGGGATGAACCTTGTCTGTAAGGAGTATGTCGCTGCCCGTACGGATGGCGACGGTGTACTGGTGCTGTCGGAATTCGCCGGTGCTGCGGTTGAACTTAATTCGGCCGTGGTGACCAACCCGTTTTCACACCGGTCTATGGATCAGGCGATCCTGCAGGCGCTGGACATGCCCGAAGAAGAGCGTCGTTCCCGCATGGCGGAACTGCGCCGGGTGGTGAAGCTTTATTCAGTCGCGTCCTGGGGTGAAGAACAGCAGCGACAGTTTGATGATGCTCTGGCGCGTAAAGCCGTGAAGAGTGCGGCGACAGAATCCGCGTAA
- a CDS encoding Ig-like domain-containing protein — MSLQISENIQSGPAPLTPEPDASGHIVVPDAAQLFSGAFSRSGNDLTISYDGVPDVYLPGYFAASPPAGLFAPDGAVLRGDLVELLAGPLTPGQYAQAGAAQTGAAAAIGQVETAEGETTVQRADGTVETLQVGTKVFQQDVLITGDGASVSVTFVDGTIFTLSSASRMVIDELIFDPDANDNSGSFSLIQGGFVFIAGQVAKTGGMEVSTPSSTMGIRGTTVLVSVGTDAGVVTSEITLTRDPDGDVGQIEVFDLQGNLLANISGTDVKWLVSSNGESREVPRTLDDDASDNLLIAEAFAAFRSAVNRVEAGDTFVSLGDAGGQSATGSDGGGAGTDLEVDSIDEADTIEQPPDIQGDDAEDFTPFDEGLNLLEEPSEPPVILVSGPEDATAAAAITGSVSVISGGVAGVTFAITSAPGNGTASLNPDGTFDFVPDPDFNGTDTFTVTATDAAGGAVEGFVIVTVLPVNDAPQTTDQSTGVSEDNAVIGVIAASDIDGDLLTFSITATPSNGAVALQTDGTYSYTPDADFAGTDSFTVRVTDPAGDFADATVSVTVSALPDVPVVVVTSSTTTGALTDGAGPVIAEGTLVAEDADADAVLVWSGAGSSAFGSFSIAANGDWTYALDAVAAVSLGGGEVVTETYTATVTDDTGATADQVVTITLTGTDDLPVITSTAADASGAVPEGSEDVTVSGQITATDPDTGGSAVWSVGAVAVAYGSFTLLADGTWSYTLDNLAADPLDLGETVTETLTALATDITGQQVTETVSVVITGTNDTPELVPVSVFETVDGEAIGGTLTASDVDGAGTLTFSVTIGPDDGTVTLSPDGIFSYTPDPGFLGIERITYQVDDGAGGVSTARLDIVVENSDASGDDNVSIGLSTGATAETAAGAVAIDVVETAATNAVNVVFVLDSSGSISPADWESLLGAVGSAVDILRDQFDGSTTTVDVQLISFSSTSTATAIYDLNDPGLPGAVSTLPYLGVGTNWKDALLTAGDFLLSEPAVETNYLIFFTDGQPNSAGWESAVDALRNPADGREPVIINAFGIGDVVFDELLLVDPGAQELSSPDQLTEGLLDTALFNPQLVSLEVELEVDGGPVQIIADETSDALIVEGVDYELPLASIENIAALLGDVNRVNVRAKFSTDSNDDTIEIDLFSSDEIGKAADAQDIAGLSGADLLFGSDQADTISGAGGNDVILGYDGDDLINGGTGDDVILAGAGDDTIEVTDAPSGTEIIDGGAGRDTLFLGDVGDINAVLASLDLTDIEVIDMDNGQNDTLTLSLADVVDLSSTADESLEDLLAAALPESATILGNAGDAVSFEVAAGDALNQVAGPGVTDADGNALTIYQYVGGAGEVLATLAIDSDVVVTASDGATV; from the coding sequence GTGTCTTTGCAGATTTCAGAAAACATCCAGAGCGGACCAGCGCCGCTGACGCCGGAGCCGGACGCGTCCGGGCACATCGTCGTGCCGGATGCCGCTCAGCTCTTCAGCGGTGCGTTTTCACGCAGTGGCAATGACCTCACCATCAGCTATGATGGCGTGCCGGATGTTTATCTGCCCGGGTATTTTGCCGCATCCCCGCCCGCCGGTCTTTTTGCGCCTGACGGTGCTGTGCTGCGCGGCGATCTGGTCGAACTGCTCGCCGGTCCCCTAACGCCGGGACAGTATGCTCAGGCCGGTGCCGCGCAGACCGGGGCCGCAGCCGCAATCGGCCAGGTCGAGACGGCAGAGGGCGAGACCACAGTGCAGCGCGCTGACGGGACCGTCGAGACACTGCAGGTCGGGACCAAGGTTTTCCAGCAGGATGTACTGATCACGGGTGACGGCGCTTCGGTCTCCGTGACCTTTGTCGACGGCACCATTTTCACGCTGTCATCAGCGTCGCGCATGGTCATCGATGAGCTGATCTTTGATCCCGATGCCAATGACAACTCCGGCAGTTTCAGCCTTATTCAGGGCGGGTTTGTCTTCATCGCGGGTCAGGTGGCGAAAACCGGCGGCATGGAAGTCAGCACGCCCTCTTCCACCATGGGCATCCGTGGAACAACGGTGCTTGTGTCGGTTGGCACGGACGCGGGCGTCGTGACCAGTGAAATCACGCTGACCCGCGACCCGGACGGTGATGTGGGCCAGATTGAAGTCTTTGATCTTCAGGGCAATCTGCTGGCCAACATCAGCGGAACGGACGTCAAATGGCTGGTGTCGAGCAACGGCGAAAGCCGGGAAGTGCCGCGCACACTCGATGATGATGCCAGCGACAACCTCCTGATTGCCGAAGCCTTCGCCGCCTTCCGAAGTGCTGTGAACCGGGTTGAGGCAGGCGATACTTTTGTGTCGCTCGGGGATGCCGGCGGGCAGTCTGCGACCGGCTCCGACGGCGGCGGCGCGGGCACGGATCTGGAAGTTGATTCCATTGATGAAGCCGACACCATCGAACAACCGCCCGACATCCAGGGCGACGACGCCGAAGACTTCACCCCGTTTGACGAGGGCCTCAATCTGCTTGAGGAGCCCTCTGAGCCGCCCGTTATCCTGGTTTCAGGGCCGGAGGACGCAACGGCTGCCGCAGCCATCACCGGGAGTGTTTCTGTTATCAGTGGCGGTGTCGCGGGGGTGACCTTTGCCATCACCAGCGCACCGGGTAACGGTACTGCCTCGCTGAACCCTGACGGCACCTTTGATTTTGTTCCGGACCCGGATTTCAACGGTACGGACACCTTCACGGTAACGGCCACCGACGCGGCGGGCGGGGCGGTCGAGGGGTTTGTGATCGTCACTGTTCTGCCCGTCAATGACGCGCCGCAGACCACCGATCAGAGCACCGGCGTCTCAGAAGACAATGCCGTGATCGGCGTGATCGCAGCCAGCGATATTGATGGCGATCTGCTGACTTTCTCCATCACCGCAACACCGTCGAACGGTGCGGTCGCGCTGCAGACTGACGGCACGTACTCTTACACGCCGGATGCCGATTTCGCGGGCACCGACAGCTTTACGGTACGGGTCACTGACCCGGCGGGTGATTTTGCCGATGCCACGGTTTCTGTGACTGTCTCGGCGCTGCCGGATGTACCGGTAGTGGTTGTCACCTCCTCCACCACGACCGGTGCGCTGACAGATGGCGCGGGTCCGGTGATCGCAGAGGGCACGCTGGTCGCAGAAGATGCGGATGCGGATGCGGTTCTCGTCTGGTCGGGTGCGGGCAGCTCTGCCTTTGGCAGTTTCAGCATCGCGGCGAACGGTGACTGGACCTATGCTCTTGATGCGGTTGCGGCCGTAAGCCTTGGCGGTGGTGAGGTTGTAACCGAGACCTATACGGCTACGGTGACCGACGACACCGGCGCGACCGCTGATCAGGTCGTGACGATCACGCTGACCGGTACCGATGATCTGCCCGTGATTACCAGCACAGCAGCGGATGCCAGCGGTGCCGTGCCCGAAGGCAGTGAGGATGTCACCGTCTCAGGTCAGATCACCGCGACTGATCCCGATACCGGCGGGTCGGCGGTCTGGTCCGTGGGCGCCGTTGCCGTGGCCTATGGCAGCTTTACGCTGCTGGCAGACGGCACCTGGAGCTACACGCTCGACAACCTCGCAGCCGATCCACTTGATCTGGGCGAGACCGTGACCGAAACCCTGACGGCTTTGGCCACAGATATCACCGGTCAGCAGGTCACCGAGACTGTCAGCGTCGTGATCACCGGCACCAATGACACGCCCGAACTCGTCCCGGTATCTGTCTTTGAAACCGTGGACGGAGAGGCCATCGGCGGCACGCTGACGGCATCGGACGTTGATGGCGCCGGCACGCTGACTTTCAGCGTCACAATCGGCCCCGATGACGGCACGGTCACATTGTCGCCGGACGGCATTTTCTCTTACACACCCGATCCTGGTTTTCTCGGGATCGAACGCATCACATATCAGGTGGATGACGGCGCCGGCGGGGTCTCGACGGCGCGGCTCGATATTGTTGTCGAAAACAGCGATGCCTCGGGGGACGATAATGTATCCATTGGTCTGAGCACCGGTGCGACAGCCGAAACAGCAGCCGGTGCCGTGGCCATTGACGTGGTGGAGACGGCGGCGACGAATGCGGTGAACGTGGTCTTTGTGCTCGACAGCTCGGGCAGCATTTCGCCTGCGGACTGGGAATCCCTTCTCGGCGCTGTGGGATCCGCGGTCGACATTCTGCGCGATCAGTTCGATGGGTCGACAACCACCGTCGACGTGCAGCTGATCAGCTTTTCCTCCACCAGCACGGCCACGGCAATCTATGATCTGAATGATCCCGGGCTGCCCGGGGCCGTCAGCACGCTGCCCTATCTGGGGGTCGGCACGAACTGGAAGGATGCGCTGCTGACAGCGGGTGATTTCCTGCTTTCGGAGCCCGCGGTTGAGACGAACTATCTGATTTTCTTCACTGACGGTCAGCCGAACAGTGCCGGGTGGGAATCTGCGGTGGACGCGCTCAGGAATCCGGCAGACGGGCGAGAGCCGGTCATCATCAATGCCTTTGGCATCGGCGACGTGGTCTTTGACGAACTGCTGCTGGTGGACCCCGGCGCGCAGGAACTGTCATCTCCCGACCAGCTGACCGAAGGGCTGCTTGATACGGCGCTCTTCAATCCGCAGCTTGTCTCGCTTGAGGTCGAACTTGAGGTGGACGGCGGGCCGGTACAGATAATTGCAGATGAGACCAGTGATGCACTGATCGTGGAAGGAGTGGACTATGAGCTGCCGCTTGCCTCGATCGAGAATATCGCGGCCCTTCTCGGTGATGTGAACCGCGTGAACGTGCGGGCGAAATTCAGCACCGACAGCAATGACGACACGATTGAGATCGATCTCTTCTCGTCAGATGAAATCGGCAAAGCCGCCGATGCGCAGGACATCGCCGGGCTCAGCGGTGCGGACCTGCTCTTTGGCAGCGATCAGGCTGATACCATTTCTGGCGCAGGCGGCAATGATGTGATCCTCGGCTATGACGGTGATGACCTGATCAACGGCGGCACCGGCGATGACGTGATCCTGGCGGGCGCGGGTGACGATACCATCGAAGTGACCGATGCGCCCTCGGGCACCGAAATCATTGACGGCGGGGCAGGGCGCGACACGCTCTTTCTCGGCGATGTGGGAGACATCAACGCGGTTCTCGCCAGTCTGGACCTGACAGACATCGAAGTGATCGATATGGACAATGGCCAGAACGATACGCTCACCCTGTCACTTGCGGATGTGGTCGATCTGTCCTCCACAGCCGACGAAAGCCTTGAAGACCTGCTCGCAGCGGCGCTGCCGGAAAGTGCGACGATCCTCGGCAATGCCGGTGATGCGGTTAGTTTTGAGGTGGCAGCCGGCGATGCCCTGAACCAGGTTGCAGGTCCCGGGGTCACTGATGCTGACGGCAACGCGCTTACCATCTATCAGTATGTGGGCGGTGCCGGGGAAGTGCTCGCCACTCTGGCGATTGACAGTGATGTGGTTGTTACGGCCTCGGACGGTGCGACTGTCTGA
- a CDS encoding CHASE2 domain-containing protein → MRRLRPDIIGFSGLQDRAAVQEWFSKWLGWVRVVAFIGLIFGLVIRVGDPQVVATLRNAAFDFYHQSKPREMAPLPVAIIDVDDNSIDEIGQWPWPRTRIAEMVDLATQDGVAAIGFDIVFSEPDRLSPPQIARDNPDMPPALASGLAALPENDAVLADAFARSRVIVGQATVRTQAGNRTEKREMTDRPPALIGPDPAPYLLSFPDILLNLPALEQNASGHGMFATRPDADGVYRRVPLVMLVQGRIRLGLTPELLRVATGGGTYAIRTNDAGIEGVVLARQLIPTAQDGTVWPYLTPSSRSRYVPAADLLNGRMPPGRLSGHLVLVGTSAIGLEDFRATPLGVPMAGVEIHAQVLENIMAKTLLSRPNYTIAVELVITFTLCALVIIFAPGLSGRVLIFSSVLLLGAYVGASYYMFWENRILLDPTFPVLATTTAIMLISTVNYLREERQRQQIRSAFGQYVSPDLVEQLSQNQGQLTLGGESRDLTLLFSDVRGFTAIAEGFRDNPEALTLLMNRFLTILSQAIMDHKGTIDKFMGDAVMAFWNAPLDNPDHAREACHAALRMIADVEAFNARRMSESSAKRGPGKKKHLAAEDVQRINVGIGINTGQCVVGNMGSETRFDYTALGDPVNVASRLEGQSRYYGCPIILGQTTAKEVRGSFAVMELDVIRVVGKEVPENIFGLLGDQQMQNDPAFLRAFGRNGLMLQAYREQNWDAVEEALPRLRAEFRALSIGLEDYIEMYESRVADLRAAPPGPDWDGVYASTRK, encoded by the coding sequence ATGCGTCGCTTACGCCCGGATATCATTGGCTTTTCGGGCCTTCAGGACAGGGCAGCCGTGCAGGAGTGGTTTTCAAAATGGCTCGGGTGGGTCCGTGTCGTTGCCTTTATCGGCCTGATCTTTGGTCTGGTGATTCGCGTCGGTGATCCCCAGGTGGTCGCCACCCTGCGAAATGCCGCTTTTGATTTCTACCACCAGTCCAAACCGCGTGAAATGGCCCCGCTGCCGGTTGCCATCATCGATGTGGACGACAACAGCATTGACGAAATCGGCCAGTGGCCCTGGCCGCGGACGCGCATTGCTGAAATGGTCGATCTGGCCACGCAGGACGGCGTCGCCGCCATCGGTTTCGATATCGTGTTTTCCGAACCCGACCGGCTGTCGCCACCACAGATCGCCCGCGATAACCCCGATATGCCGCCCGCGCTGGCCTCCGGGCTGGCCGCTCTGCCGGAAAACGATGCTGTGCTCGCGGATGCCTTTGCCCGGTCACGGGTGATTGTCGGCCAGGCCACAGTCCGCACCCAGGCCGGTAACCGCACGGAAAAACGCGAGATGACTGACCGGCCGCCTGCGCTGATCGGGCCGGATCCGGCGCCCTATCTGCTCAGTTTTCCGGATATCCTGCTGAACCTTCCCGCGCTGGAGCAGAACGCCTCGGGTCACGGTATGTTCGCCACCCGTCCGGATGCCGACGGGGTTTACCGGCGGGTGCCGCTGGTGATGCTGGTACAGGGCAGGATACGGCTCGGGCTTACACCGGAACTGCTGCGCGTGGCCACCGGTGGCGGAACATATGCGATCCGCACCAATGACGCCGGGATCGAGGGCGTTGTGCTCGCCCGCCAGCTGATCCCCACGGCGCAGGACGGTACGGTCTGGCCCTATCTCACGCCGTCGTCCCGGTCTCGCTATGTCCCGGCCGCTGATCTGCTGAACGGTCGCATGCCGCCCGGTCGCCTGTCCGGCCATCTCGTTCTCGTCGGCACTTCTGCGATCGGTCTTGAGGATTTTCGCGCCACGCCGCTGGGTGTGCCGATGGCCGGGGTCGAGATCCATGCTCAGGTGCTTGAAAACATCATGGCGAAAACACTGCTCAGCCGGCCGAATTACACCATCGCCGTCGAGCTCGTCATCACATTCACGCTCTGTGCACTGGTGATCATCTTTGCACCCGGCCTTTCGGGGAGAGTGCTGATTTTCTCCTCTGTTCTGCTGCTCGGAGCCTATGTGGGCGCATCTTACTATATGTTCTGGGAAAACCGCATCCTGCTCGATCCGACCTTTCCGGTGCTTGCCACAACCACTGCCATCATGCTGATCTCGACCGTCAATTACCTGCGCGAGGAACGTCAGCGTCAGCAGATCCGGAGCGCATTCGGGCAGTATGTATCGCCTGATCTGGTTGAACAGCTGAGCCAGAACCAGGGTCAGCTGACACTGGGCGGAGAGAGCCGCGATCTGACGCTGCTCTTCAGTGATGTGCGCGGTTTTACCGCAATTGCCGAAGGCTTCCGGGACAATCCCGAAGCGCTGACCCTTCTGATGAACCGCTTTCTGACCATTCTGTCCCAGGCCATCATGGATCACAAAGGGACGATCGATAAGTTCATGGGCGACGCGGTCATGGCGTTCTGGAACGCACCGCTCGATAACCCCGATCACGCCCGCGAGGCCTGCCACGCGGCCCTGAGGATGATCGCAGATGTCGAAGCCTTCAACGCGCGGCGGATGAGCGAGAGCAGCGCGAAACGGGGACCCGGCAAAAAGAAACATCTGGCGGCCGAAGACGTGCAGCGGATAAATGTCGGCATCGGGATCAACACCGGCCAGTGCGTGGTCGGCAACATGGGCAGTGAGACCCGGTTTGACTATACCGCGCTCGGGGATCCGGTGAATGTGGCCTCAAGGCTTGAGGGCCAGTCGCGGTACTATGGCTGCCCGATCATACTCGGCCAGACCACAGCGAAAGAGGTTCGGGGCAGCTTTGCCGTGATGGAACTTGATGTGATCCGGGTGGTCGGCAAAGAGGTGCCGGAAAACATCTTTGGTCTGCTGGGTGATCAGCAGATGCAGAACGATCCGGCGTTCCTGCGCGCCTTTGGTCGCAACGGTCTGATGTTACAGGCTTACCGCGAGCAGAACTGGGATGCAGTGGAAGAAGCACTGCCGCGTCTGCGCGCTGAATTCCGCGCTCTGAGCATCGGCCTTGAGGATTACATCGAAATGTATGAAAGCCGGGTTGCCGATCTGCGTGCCGCCCCGCCCGGGCCTGACTGGGACGGTGTTTATGCCTCCACCCGCAAATAA
- a CDS encoding HlyD family type I secretion periplasmic adaptor subunit — translation MFGSRIEDDFANNITAAEAAVRERGPWRLLLAVAAGLGAFLFWAASFEIEETARATGRVIPSQQVQVVQSAEGGIVRKISVREGDIVGAGDVLMQIDDTRFDAERGELMEREEAVLAEMTRLEAEAVYASALNFPAGLVARNPLATAAEEQVFISRREQLKRELEVLQSQLMQRSSELDELRAIRERTRAVIAPLAEEISLTQDMFDRGLVPQIELLRLQSRFAELNGDLAVSEAGEPRLQAAIREAQNQIDAARSAYVLSARQRLATLQLELAVAQETLRSANDRITRARLRAPVRGTINRVHTTTIGAVVQPGAALIEIVPIDDSLLIEADLGPRDIAFVSTGEAASVKISAYDYLIYGALDGEVVRIGADTITTGEGIESFRVIVRTEKSYLGTDENPLPITPGMIAQVDIRTGEKTVLSYLAKPVLRARGEAFRER, via the coding sequence ATGTTCGGCAGCCGGATTGAGGACGATTTCGCCAACAACATAACGGCTGCCGAAGCTGCTGTGCGTGAGCGCGGCCCCTGGCGGTTGCTGCTGGCGGTGGCTGCGGGTCTGGGGGCGTTTCTGTTCTGGGCCGCCTCTTTCGAGATCGAAGAAACGGCGCGGGCCACGGGCCGGGTAATCCCGTCTCAGCAGGTTCAGGTGGTGCAGAGCGCCGAGGGCGGTATCGTGCGCAAAATTTCAGTGCGCGAAGGCGATATCGTCGGCGCGGGCGACGTGCTGATGCAGATCGACGACACCAGGTTTGATGCAGAGCGCGGCGAACTCATGGAACGCGAAGAGGCCGTGCTCGCGGAAATGACCCGGCTGGAGGCCGAGGCCGTCTATGCCAGCGCGCTGAATTTCCCGGCCGGTCTGGTCGCGCGCAATCCGCTGGCCACAGCCGCTGAGGAACAGGTGTTCATCTCCCGCCGCGAACAGCTCAAACGCGAGCTTGAGGTGCTGCAGTCGCAACTGATGCAGCGCAGCAGCGAGCTTGACGAACTGCGCGCGATCCGGGAGCGCACACGCGCCGTAATCGCCCCGCTGGCGGAGGAGATCAGCCTGACGCAGGACATGTTTGACCGCGGGCTGGTGCCGCAGATCGAGCTTTTGCGCCTGCAGTCGCGTTTTGCCGAGCTTAACGGTGATCTGGCCGTGAGCGAAGCCGGCGAGCCGCGTCTGCAGGCCGCCATCCGTGAGGCGCAGAACCAGATTGACGCCGCGCGCTCGGCTTATGTGCTCTCTGCGCGCCAGCGGCTGGCGACGCTGCAGCTGGAACTGGCTGTGGCGCAGGAAACACTGCGCAGTGCAAATGACCGTATTACCCGGGCACGGCTGCGCGCGCCGGTGCGTGGCACCATCAACCGCGTGCACACCACGACCATCGGCGCGGTGGTGCAGCCCGGTGCGGCCCTGATCGAAATTGTACCCATCGATGACAGCCTGCTGATTGAGGCGGATCTGGGGCCGCGCGACATCGCCTTTGTCAGCACCGGTGAGGCGGCCTCGGTCAAGATCTCGGCCTATGACTACCTCATCTACGGGGCGCTGGACGGAGAGGTGGTCCGCATCGGCGCGGATACCATCACCACGGGCGAGGGGATCGAAAGCTTCCGCGTCATCGTGCGCACGGAAAAATCCTATCTGGGCACGGATGAAAACCCGCTGCCGATCACACCTGGCATGATTGCGCAGGTCGATATCCGGACCGGTGAGAAAACCGTGCTGTCATATCTGGCAAAACCGGTTCTGCGGGCCCGGGGAGAAGCCTTCCGGGAACGCTGA